In the genome of Bosea sp. ANAM02, the window GATCGCCGCCGCCGCGAAAGCCATGGCCGCGGCCTTGACGGCATCACGGCGCGACAGCCTTTTCAGGCTCGTTTCCATGCGTGTTCCTCCCTGGAACTGGTCTCATTTTAAGGCTTGACGGGGCGTCGAAACGCCGCACATCATTTGCACGTATCGTTATATCGATTTTTTTGAATGTAAAGCCCCTCGAAGGGCTGACGGCAGCCGCAGCATAAGCGGCCCATGAGGAAACGAAAGGGCTAGGGATGAAGATTCCGGTGATCGCGGCAGCCGCCTGCGCGGCGGCTCTGACATTTGCCGCCGGCTTCGTGTCGGCGCAGTCGCCACAGGACGAGAGCGAGAAGGAAATCGAGCGCTACCGGCAGATGCTGTCGGATCCGTTCTCAAATCCCGGCTTCCTCGCGGTCGACCGCGGCGAGGCCCTGTGGAGCGAGGCGCGCGGCACGAAGAAGGCGTCTCTCGAAAGCTGCGATCTCGGCGAGGGGCCCGGCAAGCTCGAGGGCGCCTATGCGAAGCTGCCCCGCCACTTCGCCGATGCGGACAAGGTGATGGACCTCGAGCAGCGCCTGCTCTGGTGCATGGACAAGGTCCAGGGGCTGGATACCAAGGACGTCGTCGCCCGCCGCTTCTCCGGTCCCGGCAGGGCTTCCGACATGGAAGACCTCGTCGCCTTCATCGCCAACAAGTCCAGCGGCATGAAGATCGAGCCGCAATTGTCCCATCCCAAGGAGCGGGAGGCCGCCGCCGTCGGCGAGGCGCTGTTCTACACGCGCGGCGGCGTCAACGACTTCTCCTGCGCCACCTGTCACGCGGAGGACGGCAAGCGCATCCGTCTGCAGGGCCTGCCGAACCTTTCGGTCAAGGGCAAGCCGGCACAGGAGACGATGGCGTCATGGCCGACGTATCGCGTCTCGCAGAGCGCGCTGCGCACGATGCAGCACAGGCTGTGGGACTGCTATCGCCAGCAGCGCTGGCCCGTCCCTGAATATGGCTCCGACGCCCTGACCGCGCTGACCCTTTTCCTGGAGACCCGGGCGGAAGGCGGCGAGATCAACGTTCCGTCGATCAAGCGGTGAGGACCTGACGATGCTGAAACTGACTGTCGCCCTCGCCGCCGGCATCCTCGCCGCCGGCCCGCTCCATGCCCAGGAGCGCCCGAGCCAGGCCGTGATCGACGCCTATATCAAGTCGACCTTCGGCAAGGCTTCGCCGGAATGGCAGGCAAGGATCAAGCCCGACGACACGCTCTCGATCTGCAACACGACTCGCAACAACCCGTCCTCGGCCCAATCCGACGAGATCCTGAAGCGGGAGGCCGCGCGCGTGAGCTACCCGGCCGACGGGAAATTCCTGGGCGACTGGAAGAAGGGTTACACCGTCGCCAATAACGGCCGCGGCGGCCAGTTCTCCGACCCTCCCGGCACGATCGCAGGCGGCAACTGCTTCGCATGCCACCAGCTCGATCCCAAGGAGGTGAGCTACGGCACGCTGGGGCCGAGCCTGGCGGCCTATGGCAAGGACCGCAAATACGACGCCGAGAGCATCAAGGACGCCTATACCAAAATCTATAATTCGATGGCGGTGGTGCCCTGCTCCAACAT includes:
- the soxA gene encoding sulfur oxidation c-type cytochrome SoxA — encoded protein: MKIPVIAAAACAAALTFAAGFVSAQSPQDESEKEIERYRQMLSDPFSNPGFLAVDRGEALWSEARGTKKASLESCDLGEGPGKLEGAYAKLPRHFADADKVMDLEQRLLWCMDKVQGLDTKDVVARRFSGPGRASDMEDLVAFIANKSSGMKIEPQLSHPKEREAAAVGEALFYTRGGVNDFSCATCHAEDGKRIRLQGLPNLSVKGKPAQETMASWPTYRVSQSALRTMQHRLWDCYRQQRWPVPEYGSDALTALTLFLETRAEGGEINVPSIKR
- the soxX gene encoding sulfur oxidation c-type cytochrome SoxX; its protein translation is MLKLTVALAAGILAAGPLHAQERPSQAVIDAYIKSTFGKASPEWQARIKPDDTLSICNTTRNNPSSAQSDEILKREAARVSYPADGKFLGDWKKGYTVANNGRGGQFSDPPGTIAGGNCFACHQLDPKEVSYGTLGPSLAAYGKDRKYDAESIKDAYTKIYNSMAVVPCSNMPRFGVNKVLTEAQIKDVMAYLFDPESPVNK